Genomic DNA from Novipirellula galeiformis:
ACGTAGATCCTCTCCGTTGATCGTGACGTTTAGAAAAACCTCGTCGGTGAGCTCGGGCCGGTTCAAGTATCCCAACGCCAGCCCGGGGCCACCAATATACAGGTGGCCTGTTTCGCCTTCGGCGACGGGTTTCAATTCATGATCGAGAATGTGAGCGGTGTATCGCTTCAGCGGTTTGCCGATTGGCATATTGGCCGCATCAAACGTCTCATCAGGAATATAAACGGTCGACGTGACGGTGGCTTCGGTCGGTCCATACGCGTTGCAAAACAAGACGTCGTGATCGCATAACGTTTGCCAGCGTCGATAGTGCTGGACCGACACCTTTTCTCCGGTCGGGATGATCAAACGCAGGGTCTCCGGCACGCGTTCTTTGGACGCGACCATCAAATCAACCCATTGGTGCCAATACGCCGCAGCGATATGAACCGCCGTGATTTCGAAACGACGAATCAGGCTTGAGAGTTCATTGCGATGATTGGCGCGGCCGCGCGGACGAACCACCACGCAGCTGCCCGAGAGCAACGGTGGGAAAATTTCTTCGATCGCAATGTCAAAGCACAGCGTGGAAAACTGAAGCGTGCGATCGCTCTCACTCAAGCGAAAGACATCGATATCCGCAAAGCAATAGGTGGCCAACGCCGAATGTTGAATCTGGACCCCTTTGGGTTTCCCCGTCGAACCGGAGGTGTACATGATGTACGCCAAATCGCTGGGCGCAATCGTGAGCGTGGGGTTCAGCATTGCCGAATTCGTATTCGCATGCAAAGGGGCGGGTTTGCACTCGATCCAGTTTGTCGTGTTGAGCTTTTCTTGTCCGGGGCTGCTGGCCTGGATCAACGGAACGCCAATCGATTCACGATAATTTTCATGACCGATGATCGTGGTGATGGCGGCATCCTCGACCATGTACCGGAGGCGATCGACGGGGTAATCGGGGTCCAGCGGCACAAAGACCGCACCGAGCTTCATGATCCCCAGCATCGACGCAATCGCCTCGGGCGATCGGTCCACACACAGACCAACACGGGAACCGTGTTGGATCCCGTGGTCGATCAACTCACACGCGATCGCGCTGGATTGGCGATCGAGTTCCTGGTACGTCCACTGAACGTCTTCGCTGACGATGGCAACACGGTCGGGAGTACGGTCGAGTTGACGCGCCCATAACTCTGGAAACGAAATCAGTTCTTCCAAAGTTTGACTTTGAAGTGAATTTGGCATGAGCAGCGTGAGATCGGAGTCTGGGTGTGGGAATGCATGTCGAAACGTCTTTGTTAAAGGTTCGTCGTGACGCTCATACTCGCGGTATGGAACACCTCGGCAGGTGCCTTGACGGGTTTGAATAACGAAGCATCTACCGCCGACTCGAGGATTTGCAACCCTTTTTCAAGCAGCGATGTTTCGATGGTTAACGCCGGCATCACCTTCAATACCTGGTCATGTGCCCCGGCTCCTTCGATCAATAAGCCATGCTTGAATGCTTCGGCAATCGTCTCGCTAGCGAGATCACCACAGCGGAGGTCGAGGCCCCAGATGAGTCCGCGTCCGCGCACTCGAAATTGTCGCGCGCTGTGTTTCGCACAAATGGCATGCAGTTTGGTTTGGACCCTCTGGCTGCGTTCTTCGATCTGTTGCTCGAAATCGGAGTCGTTCCAATACTCGAGCACGGCGCGAGCCGAGATGAATGCCAAATTGTTCCCACGGAATGTACCGGTATGTTCCCCCGGTTTCCAAACGTCGATTTCGGGACGGATTAAAACCAAGGACATTGGCAATCCGCCGCCGATGGACTTGGAAATACAAACCATGTCGGGAACGATCCCAGCGTGTTCAAAACTGAAGAATTTTCCACTGCGACCGTTGCCGACTTGGATATCGTCAACGATTAAGTGGATGCCGTGCTGTTTGCATAGCGAGGCGATGCGTCGGAGCCAAGCGTCGCTGGCAACGTTGATGCCCCCTTCGCCCTGAATCGTTTCCAGGATCACGGCAGCAGGAAGTGGCAATCCACTGCTAGGATCATTGAGCATCTTTTCGAAAAGTGTTGAAGTATCTAGGTCTCCCATGTAGCCATCAAATGGCAGGTGGGTTACATCGTTGTGCGAACCGTAGTATTCGCTGTGGAAGAACTGGTTGCCGGTCAACGCCAAGGCGCCAAGCGAATGGCCGTGATATGCGTTTGTAAACGCAACGACATGCGAACGCTGAGTTTGCTTGCGAGCGAGCTTGACCGCAGCTTCGACCGCATTCGTTCCGGTCGGTCCGGTGAACTGAATGCGGTAATCGAGCTTTCGAGGTCGCAGGATGATACGTTCAAAGGCATCGAGAAAATCGACCTTGGCCGAGGTCACGGTGTCCAACGAATGTTGAATGCCATCCCGCTCGATGTAAGCGAGTAACGCCTGTTTCGCCTGCCGATTGTTATGCCCATAGTTGAGCGAACCCGCGCCACAAAAGAAATCGATGAAGGATTTACCATGGGTATCCGTCATCGTGGATCCTACCGCCGTGTCAAAAACAGTGGGAAACAGACGTGCATAACCCCGTACGTTCGATTCGATTGGTTCAATAGGATCTTGCATCGGTGACGATTCCTTGGGCAATAGGAATGGGAAATCTAGCGATTAGGCGAGAGGGCAAGGTTCTCGCCGAGGACGCAGCAAGCTTAGCTTTGTCTTAAAACGGGGCCGAAATGGCCGCCCGGTTCGATTGCGATTCCCACGAAGAGAGACGGTCTCTAACCCCTTCTGCGGATATTAACGGATATCACGGTTACGTGATTCAGAGGGGGGGATCTCGTTTGGGGGGCGTTGAGTACGCTGCGTTTGAATTCGCTCAAGATGATGTGAAATCTGCGATGCCAATCCGCAACCCACTTTCTTGCCCTGCTAAAATAAGATAACAGGAACACCTGCCTCCGTGGAGGGGTTTTCGGGGCGGGGACTTTTCTTGCCAATTAGGGTCTCCGCTCAGTGCGAGGGGAGGTGCGGATCGTCGGAACCTCGGTGTCCCCGCTGCGTTTCGCCCCTTTTGTCCGTTTCGATGCTTACGATTGAGGAACAGGATGCGCCCGAGTTTTCGCTACATTTCGCCAATCGTCTGCGGGCTTTTCGCCGCGGGGTTCGGTTTCGCAGAGACGCCAATCGATTTTAATCGTGATATTCGCCCGCTGCTGTTCGGCCGCTGTGTGGCCTGTCACGGACCCGATGAAGAGCAACGGGCCGCCGGACTAAGGCTAGATACCGAAGAGGGGTCACGTGAAGACCTGGGCGGCTATGTTGCTATCAAACCAGGCGATCCGGAGCAAAGCGAGATCATCGAACGCTTGGCGACCGACGACGAAGAGATGCGGATGCCACCGGCTGGAAAAGGCGATCCGTTCTCGGCACGCGAGCTCGCGTTGGTGCGTCAATGGATCAAGCAGGACGCCAACTACGCAAAGCATTGGTCATACGAAAAACCGAGCCGCCCTGCCCTACCCCCAGTCAAGCAAACCGATTGGATTCGAAATTCGATTGATGCGTTTGTGTTGTCCAAGCTCGAAGCACAGCAAATGAAACCGTCCCCTGAAGCGGACCGTTTGACGCTGGCGCGGCGTTTGGCGATCGATTTAACGGGCGTGCCGCCGACATGGCAGGAAGCTCAGAGCTTCGTCAATGATGTCGACGAAGACGCTTACGGAAACTACGTCGATCGGTTGTTAGCCAAGCCGTCCTTTGGCCGGCGATGGGCCGGCGTGTGGCTCGATTTGGCTCGCTATGCCGACTCAGCTGGCTATGCGGATGATCCGCCACGAACGATTTGGGCGTATCGCGATTATGTGATCGCCTCGCTGAACGCAAACAAGCCGTTTGACCAATTTACGATCGAGCAAATCGCCGGAGACTTGCTCGAGAATCCTAGCGACGAGCAATTGATTGCGACCTCGTTCCATCGCAATACGATGACCAATAGCGAAGGGGGAACCAACGATGAAGAGTTTCGTAATGTGGCGGTCGTTGATCGTGTCAACACGACGATGGCGGTGTGGATGGGGACCACGATGGCGTGTGCTCAATGCCACACCCACAAATACGATCCGATTACCCAACACGAGTATTTTCAACTATTTGCATTTTTTAACCAATCCGCCGATCGCGACCTTCGTGACGAAGCACCCCTACACGAGGTCTGGGGGGCCAAACAAATCGAGCGCAAGCAAGCCTTGCAAGCTCAAATCGATGCGTTGGCGTTGCAGCTCAACGAATCAACTCCCACGTTGGTAAAGGAGCAAGCGGAGTGGATCGAATCGCTGCGACACCCGCCCACTTGGACGCCGCTGTTAACGAGCGACATGACCGCCCGCCAGCGGCAATTGAACTGCGACGAAGAGGGGTGGGTTACCGCGATAGGAGAAAAGCCTCCACAGGAATCCTACGAGCTTGTCTTTCCCATGCGTGACGCAGCCGACGCAAACGTTGGTCCGCTTGTCGCTTTGCGATTAGAAGTGAGTGACAAGCAGACAGAAAACTTCGTGCTTTCAAAGGTCACCGGCACTTGGACGCCGCAAGTCAACTTGCCTCGAAAGGCACAGTTTGTCCGGCTCGAGTTATCGGGCAAGAAACGGATGATTCATGTCGCGGAATTGCAAGTCTTCAGTGGCAACGAGAACGTTGCATTGAGCGGAAAAGCAACCCAAAGTTCGACTGGATCTAATGGTCCGGCGGAACTCGCCAACGATGGTAACACCAGCGGTGACTTTCAAGAGCGATCGGTCACGCACACGACCGCCGAAGACAATCCATGGCTCGAGATCGACCTCGGAGCAGAGTTTCCGGTGGATCGAATTGTATTGTGGAATCGAACGGACGGAGGGGCGGCGATCGCCGAACGTTTAGCGGGCTATCGACTTCAATTGCTTGATCCATCGCGTCAGGTGATTTGGGAGCAGTCGCCTGCGACGCTGCCTTCGCCGAGTATCGAACTGAAAACCAACGGAGAAATTCCGCTTCGTTTCACGGCGGCATTTGCTGATTTTGAACAACCCAAATTCACTGCGACAAGCATCTTGGCTAACCCCGTTGACGCTCGCCAAGGTTGGGGGATCGGTGGCGGTTTGGCCGCCGCTCACCAGCTAACGCTCCTGCTCGATCAACCCATTCCACTTTCCGAAGGCCGTTTGACTTTAAACTTGGATCAAGAGTCGATTCATGAAAAACATTTGCTCGATCATTTTCGGTGGTCGATGACGTCCGATGCGTCGGTCGCACGTTGGGCTTCATTGGCTCCCCATGTCCAAGCATTGTTAGCTGCCGAAGAATCCTCTCGGACTGCGTCGGAGCAAGCTGAGCTAGCGGCTTACTTTCGAAGCATTGCCCCTTCGTTGGAGCCGATTCGCAAACAGCATGCGAAATTGGAACGCGAGCTTCGCGAAATGAAACCTGTGACGACCACGCCTATCATGCAGCCATTGGCGGTGGATCAGCGGCGGAAAACCCATGTCCATCTCCGCGGCAGCTACCTGAGTTTAGGCGATGAGGTGAGTGAGGGGACTCCACAAGCATTTCACCCGCTCGAGCACGATGATGCTCTCGATCGATTGGATCTGGCGCGATGGTTGGTCGATGTCGAAAATCCATTAACGGCTCGAGTGATTGCCAATCGCCATTGGGAACAACTTTTCGGGACCGGGATTGTCGAGTCGAGCGAAGAGTTTGGGGCGCAAGGGGAATTGCCTTCCCATCCAGAGTTGTTGGATTGGTTGGCGACCGAATTGCGCGACGGTGGCTGGGACCTCAAAGCGTTCTTGAAACGGTTGGTGATGTCGGCGACCTATCGGCAAAGCTCGGTGACAAGTCAGGCTCAACAAGCAATCGATCCGATGAACCGGATGCTCGCGCGGGGGCCGCGTGTCCGCGCTTCCGCCGAGATGGTCCGCGATCAAGCACTCTTCGTGGCAGGATTGTTGAGTGATAAAATGGGCGGGCCGCCCGTCAATCCTCCCCAACCTGCATTGGGATTGCGCGCCGCCTTTGGTGGCAACACCGATTGGAAGACAAGCGATGGGGAAGACCGCTATCGCGCTGCGATCTACACGATGTGGCGACGATCGAGTCCCTATCCTTCGATGTCGCAATTCGATGCTCCGAATCGCGACGTGTGTCAGGTGCGACGAACCCCAACCAATACACCGTTACAAGCACTTGTGACGCTAAACGATCCCGTTTACGTCGAAGCCGCCCAGGCGCTGGCGCGGCGCACCGTGGCGGCGGCCGAAACGAGCGAGGAGCGAATTCAGTTCCTGTTCCAAACCTGCTTGATTCGCGAGCCTAACGACGCGGAAATTACGAGAATCCGGCAACTCTTGGACGATGCCTTGCAAGCGTTTTCGGCAGACCCCGTTGCGGCCAACCAGATGGCGACCGATCCGATCGGCGAGGCTCCCCAAGGAGCCAACGTGGTGCAACTCGCCGCCTGGACGGTGATTGGAAACGTGATGTTAAATCTCGATGAGATGTTGATGAAGCGTTAGGACAAGGCGATCCACAATAATGTCCCCGGCTTCCGATTTCCCAAGGCGTCTGGCGGGTTTCCCGCCGTGGACTGTCGCTTCACCCGCCGACCGAGAGGTTCCCGCCAGCCGTTTTTTTGCGTACACTCGCCGATCCTCTCCACGCCTTGTCGAGGCGTTTCCCCCTCCTTTCTGCTACGGCCACCCCTTTCCTTTTGGGTAGCGAAAAATATGCCAAACACCACAACCACTATCTCGACGCTCGCCGTTTTGGGCTTGCTTCACTTGACGCTTGCCGCTGGCGGCTTGGTTCATGCCGAACAGCCCCCGTTTGTTGCCGGCAAACCCTATCGAATCACGGCAGAGCATGCCGTATTAAACACCGAAACGACCGAAATCGTCGCTGAATCGCGACTGAACAGCAAACAGGGGATCACGCTCAAACCGAAGGCGGCCGCAGCCGTTGAGAGTGATCGCGACCCGTCGGATATTTCCTTCAGCATCAAAGCCCCCGCGGCGGGGCTGTACGTGATCAGCACCTACGCGGTGGTGGATGACGAAGGGGCCGCGCTGATGGAGAAGGCGAAAGGAAAATACGATTCGCTATTCATGAAACTCCAAATCGATGACGAACGCCCGACAAAGCGAGTGGTCTACGTCCCTTGGAACCGCCCACGTCAAGAAACGGGGAAGTTCCACCTCAACGGTCAGGATCAGCAGCTGAAGCTCTGGTTGCCTCGAGGCGTGCGACTGGGATACATCGAACTGAGAACCTACACACCACCGGCGGTTCCTGAGAAAGCCCAGGCTTACCAGCCCCCCGTGGTTCCTCCCAAGACCCGACCACGATTGTGGGTTAACGAAGCGTCATTGCAAACCGTGAAGGAACGCTTGACGGTGGGCGAAAACGCAGCGGTTTGGGAGAAACTCACCGCGTCCGCTAAAAAACCGTTCGTGTTTAAGTTTTCCTCAAGCGAGGAAGTTCCGTTCAATGCGGCACTCGAAAAAACGGCCGAAATCAAGGCCTTCTACTATCTGATGACTGGCGACAAAGCGGTGGGACGCGAGGCGGTTCAATTGACCGCCGATTACCTCTCGCATGTCGAGTTTGGCAATGTCTTGGATGTCACTCGCGAAATCGGCCGCGCGATTTACACCGCGTCGGTGGTATACGATTGGTGCCACGATCTGATGAGCGAAGCCGAACAGTCACTGCTGCGTGAGCATTTGATGCGACTGTCGATCGACATGGAATGTGGTTGGCCCCCATTTCGCCAAAGTGTCGTCAACGGGCATGGCAATGAAGCCCAAGTCAACCGCGATCTGCTGGCGATGAGCATCGCACTCTACGGCGACGATTCGAAACCGTACCAATACACTTCTCATCTCATTTTAGAAGATTTGGTGCCGATGCGAAAATTCGAGTACCAATCGCCACGTCACAACCAAGGGGTGAATTACGGTGCCTATCGTTTTGGATGGGAGATGCATGCGGCATGGTTATTCTACCGCATGACGGGCCAACCCGTTTTTGACGAGAACTTGAAAGGGGTCCGGAAATTTTGGCAGTACATGCGGCTCCCCGATGGGCAAATGCTTCGTGACGGTGATGGATTCAACGCCGGACGGCCTGGCACGTTTTATTACTGGCGCCATCCCCAGACGATGCTGTTGATGTACGCCTACGCAAACGATCCGGTGCTGAAGGGAGATTTCGAGCGTCAGGGTGGATTGGCGGGTAACCCCGTGTTGTTTTTGCTGCTGAACGATCCGAATCTGAAGTCGATCGAAAGCCTTGATTCGTTACCGCTGACAATCGATTTTGGTCCGATTCTCGGGTCGATGATCGCTCGTACCGGATGGGACATCAGTCTCGACAGCAACGATGTGGTGGCGGAAATCAAAGGGGGCGGATTCCATTTCGGCAACCACCAACATTCCGATGCCGGAGCGCTACAAATCTACTACCGGGGTCAGCAGGTCGCCGACCTGGGCGTCTATAAGTTCTATGGAACCCCGTACGACGTCAACTTCAACAAGCGTTCGATCGCCCACAGCATGATGCTGGCTCGAGATCCGGATGAGAAGTTTCTTAACACGGAATCCAACGACGGCGGGACCCGCTACAACCAAAGTCATCCCCGCACCCCGGCGCAGACCAAGCGGGATCCAAAATTTCACAATGGCAAAGTCGTCTCGACCGACTTTGGTCCCTCCAAGCAAACACCGGCCTACAGTTATTTCAAGGCCGATTTGACGAGTGCGTATTCGGCGAAAATGGAACAGTACACTCGCGGGTTCTGCTTCCTCAATCTGCAACGAGACGACGTTCCTGCGGCGATCATCTTGACCGATGATATGACGACCGCGAATCCAGCATTCCAGAAATACTGGCAAATCAACACCCTGGAACCCCCGCAGCAAACCGCCGACGGCGTCATCCTGCAGAACAAACGAGGCGAGTTGGTTGGCAAGACCCACGTGAACATGCTGGTTCCTGCCGCGACCGATCGCCAAACGGAGATCTTCAGCGGGAAAAAAGCAAACAGTTCGTTCGAGTTCCAATACGATGCGCCGCCGACCTATCATCCCGAGGCCAGCGGGCATCGGATCATGATCTCGCCTAAAACAGCGAATCAGCAAGATCGGTTCCTGACCGTTTTCCAGATGACCGCGGGCGACGCCAAGCCGTTGAAGGTTGAGTTCAGCGAGACGGAGCAGAACTTTGTGGTCCACCTTGCCGATCGAGTCGTTTCGATGAGCAAAGGCTCCGCGCTCCTCGAAGCGAGTTTTACGATCCAGGTTCTAGGCGAGGGCAAGCGTCAGGTGTTGTTGACTGGATTGAAGCCAGGCAACTGGAATGTCCAAAGTGGCGATGGCAAGCAAATTACCGCTGCAAAGGTCTCCGCGGGCCAAAACACGATGTACTTCGAAGCGAACGCTGGGGAATTCCTCGTGACGCCCAAATGAGGGCCTGAGTCATGCCGATCCCCACGGCGAATGTTCCCAGGCGAGCCGCCTGGGAACGGGGGGAAACGAGAACGGGAAGCTCAATGCCGCTTGATTGCCGCGTTTGAGTTCATCGCATTGGGCGATCGTGTAGAATGGAAGCCGGCTTGATTGCCGAAGCGATCCCCGCACCGTTCTCGAGGAAGAATCATGGATCCCCGATTCGAACAAATGCTGCTTCGAACGCGACGCCACTTCCTTCAGCAATCCGCTGCGGGGATTGGCGGCATCGCACTGGCGGCCTTGACCAACGAGCATGCGAAGGGACAGGACGTGCTTGCGTCTGCTCCCCTGCCCTCGGACCCGTTGGCCCCAAACCCGTTGGCCCTGCGCAAACCTCACTTTCCTGCGAAAGCAAAGCGAGTGATCTATTTGCATATGACCGGTTCGCCACCGAACTTGGATCTGTTTGATTACAAGCCAAGTTTAGCGGAACACACCGATCAAGATTGCCCCGCCGAGTTTCTGCAGGGCCGCGAATTTGCCTTCACCAGCGGTACGCCAAAGCTAATGGGGTCACCCCGCCGTTGGTCTCAGGTGGGGGACCAGGGGACTTGGATGTCCGACGCGATTCCCCATTTTCATGGGATCGCAGATGATCTTTGTATGGTCCATTCGATGTACACCGACCAATTCAATCACGCTCCGGCGGAGTTGTTGGTTTACACCGGTTCGCCTCGATCGGGGCGGCCGTCGATGGGATCGTGGGTGACCTATGGGCTCGGCAGCGAGAACGAAAATCTGCCGGGATTTGTGGTGCTGATTTCGAGCGGGGTACAGCCCAATGGGGGCAAGTCGTCGTTCGGCAGCGGGTTTTTGCCCTCGGTTTATCAAGGCGTTCAGTGTCGCTCGAAGGGCGACCCCGTGTTGTACGCCTCGGACCCCGCCGGGATGGATCGCCCGCTGCGCCGCAAGACCCTCGATGCTCTTGGGGATCTGAATCAAATCCAAGCGTCCGCGATGGGACACCCCGAAACCTTGACGCGTATTTCACAGTATGAATTGGCGTTCCGCATGCAGACCGCGGTTCCCGAGGTGATGGATATTTCGCAAGAGAGTCAAGCGACGCTCGAGGCCTACGGAGCGAAACCGGGCGAATCAAGTTTGGCGAATAATTGCTTACTCGCGAGGCGATTAGTCGAGTCGGGGGTCCGCTTTGTCCAATTGTTTGATTGGGGCTGGGATTTCCACGGCACGTCGGTCGGTTCTGGAATTACCGACGGATTGACGAGTAAATGTGCCACGATGGATAAGCCGATCGCCGCGTTGATTAAGGATTTGAAACAGCGTGGATTGTTCGAAGACACGTTGGTGGTCTGGGGAGGCGAATTTGGCCGCACCCCGTTCCGCGAAGGTCGCACGGCGTCGAGCAAGGTGCTTGGACGCGATCATTACCCCGACGTCTTCTCAATGTGGTTGGCCGGTGGCGGCACGAAAGCGGGATTCGACTACGGAGCATCGGACGAACTTGGGTTTTCGGTCGCGGAAAACCCGGTCCATATTCATGATTTGCAAGCCACCATCTTGCACCTACTCGGCTTCGATCACGAACAATTGAGCTATCGCTTCCAAGGTCGCGATTACCGTTTGACCGATGTGCATGGACGCGTCGTTAAAGAACTGCTCGCCTAACATGCCCGCCTTTGAACCGGAGGGCGCGCGTGGTGGTGGGGGTGAGGGCGGCGTTCCGCCACATGGCTATTGCTCGCTGTCTTGAATCAGGGTGACTAATTGAGTGCCCAAGTCGTTCAGATCTTGGGCTAAGCGTTCGGATTGTCGATTGGCAGCGAGCGTTTGCTGCGTTCCCTGGTCCACTTGAGCCATGGCCGTATTGATTTGCGATAGCGCGTTGGCTTGTTCCCCCACACTCTCGACGATTTGAGTCGCCGCTTTTGCGGCCGTCTTGATTGTCTCTCCTAACGTTCGGATCACCTCGTCGGCGTGGGATACCACTTCGCTCGCCTCGTCGATCAAGTGGGATCCTTTCTCGGCCGTGGAAACCACTTGAGTAATGGCTTGATGAACGTCCATCAAAATCGTGCGAATCTCGACGACGGTTTGTTTGGACTGGGCCGATAACGATTTGACCTCGGCCGCGACGACGGCAAAACCTTTACCGTGTTCACCGGCGCGTGAAGCTTCCACGGCGGCATTCAGCGCTAACACGTTGGTTTGTTCGGCAATGTCGGTCACCTTGCTGAGGAATTGTCCGATCGTTTGAGAACGTTCGGCGAGCATCAGGATCGCTTGGCCCACCGATCCGGATTGTTCACGGACGTGATGCATCGCTTTGATCGTATCGCGTACCGATGCCAAGCCCGTTTGTCCCACTTCGTCGGCTCGCAGCGAGGATTGTGCCACGTGTTTGGCATGGTCGGCCGCATGACTTGCCGTGGTCGCTACCTGGTGCACGGTGGCGGTGATTTCCGAAACCATCGCGACCTGTTGCTGAGTCATTGCCGCTTGCTGTGAAGTCGAGGCAAGGATTTCCTTGCTGGCGGTGGAGAGTTGTTCCGCGGCATTGCGGATGCCCGCAAACAACCGCTTGCGTTCCGCTTCGATCTGTTGCCGCATCGTAATGTCTTGCAGGGTCAGGATGATCCATCGATTTTCACTCGCTTCCATTTCGGTTCGCCGCACCGCCAATGGAATCTTGGTTCCGTTGGGATGGTGGATCTCGACGACCGTCTCGGCATTGGGATCGGGTGAGGCGGGCACGGCGGCTAAGCCGGCGGATAACTGCTGCAAGCTTTGCCCGATCACCTCGTCCGCGCTGCGATTAAACAATTTCTCTGCGGCGACGTTGAACGAGCGAATCGGTCCCTGGTCGATGAAGGTTACGATGGCGTCGGCGGTGGAGTCGAGGATTGTTTGGGTGTGCGCTTTTTGTTCGGAGATTTCTCGTACTTTCAAGCTTAACGTTTCAGCCATCCGGTTGAATTCGTTCGCCAAGTCGCCGATTTCATCGTGGGAATCGACCGTGACCCGTTCGTTAAGCGAACCGCGGCCCATTCGCTGTACCGATTTCCTCAACTTCACAATCGGTCGGGAAATCGATTGTGAGACGATAACGGCGATCGTCAGCACCGCTAAGAACGCCAGCGCGGCAATGAACATCGCTTGATTGCGCAGCATTCGCACCGGTGCGAACGCTTCGCTGGAATCCATTTTTACGACCATGCCCCAGCGAAACGACGGAAGGTATCGCCAAACCGCGAGCACCGGTTCGCCACGATAGTCAATCGTTTCACCACGCCCCCGATAGCCTTGGACGGCCAAATACATCGGCTGTTCTGGGACCGAACTCATCTTCCAACGTCGTCGATAACCGATTTCGGAATCGAACCGCGTCGAGGTGGCAAAGACGATCTCGTCACCGACACGTGATCCAATCAATGTCTCGCCGCTCTGACCCAACCCTGTGTCTTCGTGAACGAGCGAGATGATGCGGTCGTCGCTGGTGGCCAACGCCACGACTCCCACGGCGACTTCCCCTAGCGTCACCGGCGCCGCGATCAAGCGAACCTGGGATGTCGCGGAAATCAGGATGGGATCGGAAACCGAGGTTTCCAGGAGCGTGGCGGCACGATTGGCGACTTTGGATAGTGCCTCGGGGAACGTTTTGATTTGTCCGAGTACATTATTGTCCCCCTCGGCAGTCGAAAACACTTCCTTTCCGTCATTCGAAACCAAATAAAGCTCCTTGTAACGAATGCCTTCAAGGTACGACTTCGACAAACTCCGCATGCTGGCCCGCGCCGCGACCGCATCGCTTGCGTCGGCGTCATTAATGGAAAGGATTTCGAGCGCATTGGCGACATCGGGGATTTTGGACAACGTCGCGACATCGTCGATGCGCTCTTGGAAAAAGGTATTGATCTGCAGCGACTTGCTATCCGCAGTGGCCCATAAGTGACTCTCGATTTGTTTCCGCAGGGCGTGCTCGGCACTGATGTG
This window encodes:
- a CDS encoding methyl-accepting chemotaxis protein, encoding MISRRLLPRLIAWFLAISLVPMAIVALLAHISAEHALRKQIESHLWATADSKSLQINTFFQERIDDVATLSKIPDVANALEILSINDADASDAVAARASMRSLSKSYLEGIRYKELYLVSNDGKEVFSTAEGDNNVLGQIKTFPEALSKVANRAATLLETSVSDPILISATSQVRLIAAPVTLGEVAVGVVALATSDDRIISLVHEDTGLGQSGETLIGSRVGDEIVFATSTRFDSEIGYRRRWKMSSVPEQPMYLAVQGYRGRGETIDYRGEPVLAVWRYLPSFRWGMVVKMDSSEAFAPVRMLRNQAMFIAALAFLAVLTIAVIVSQSISRPIVKLRKSVQRMGRGSLNERVTVDSHDEIGDLANEFNRMAETLSLKVREISEQKAHTQTILDSTADAIVTFIDQGPIRSFNVAAEKLFNRSADEVIGQSLQQLSAGLAAVPASPDPNAETVVEIHHPNGTKIPLAVRRTEMEASENRWIILTLQDITMRQQIEAERKRLFAGIRNAAEQLSTASKEILASTSQQAAMTQQQVAMVSEITATVHQVATTASHAADHAKHVAQSSLRADEVGQTGLASVRDTIKAMHHVREQSGSVGQAILMLAERSQTIGQFLSKVTDIAEQTNVLALNAAVEASRAGEHGKGFAVVAAEVKSLSAQSKQTVVEIRTILMDVHQAITQVVSTAEKGSHLIDEASEVVSHADEVIRTLGETIKTAAKAATQIVESVGEQANALSQINTAMAQVDQGTQQTLAANRQSERLAQDLNDLGTQLVTLIQDSEQ